The Pseudofrankia inefficax genome window below encodes:
- a CDS encoding LmeA family phospholipid-binding protein has product MALLVLQLVGLAVVDRVAAHLAASQMVSQVQKSQQLPTKPEASVGGFPFLTQVVAGNYKDIGLRIHRVAVSDLCVDDIDLHVRGAHLPLRKLIGNDVTTMPIDRVVGTVKLTYADLNAYLAGQPGDVRLAAAKNGMRVSAPVDVPIVGQVKVFGDVRATVLDNRLTIAPTALGVDGLGALSIPAGAVRTLTVDVPLSGLPMNLRLTEARTTSAGVEVTAEADHLNLDTTKTSTTQLRGC; this is encoded by the coding sequence GTGGCCCTCCTGGTTCTGCAGCTGGTGGGTCTCGCCGTCGTGGACCGGGTGGCGGCTCACCTCGCCGCGTCGCAGATGGTCAGCCAGGTCCAGAAGAGCCAGCAGCTGCCGACGAAGCCCGAGGCGTCCGTCGGCGGTTTCCCGTTCCTGACGCAGGTCGTCGCGGGGAACTACAAGGACATCGGGCTTCGGATTCATCGGGTCGCCGTCTCCGACCTGTGCGTCGACGACATCGACCTGCATGTCCGCGGCGCGCACCTGCCGCTGCGCAAGCTGATCGGCAACGATGTGACGACGATGCCGATCGACCGGGTGGTCGGCACGGTAAAGCTGACCTACGCGGACCTGAACGCCTATCTCGCCGGCCAGCCGGGAGACGTCCGGCTGGCCGCGGCCAAGAACGGCATGCGGGTCTCGGCGCCGGTCGACGTGCCGATCGTCGGGCAGGTCAAGGTGTTCGGCGATGTGCGGGCCACCGTCCTGGACAACCGGCTCACGATCGCGCCGACCGCGCTGGGAGTCGACGGCCTGGGCGCCCTGAGTATCCCGGCCGGTGCCGTGCGGACCCTGACCGTCGACGTGCCGCTGTCCGGACTGCCGATGAACCTTCGGCTGACCGAGGCGCGGACGACCTCGGCCGGCGTCGAGGTCACCGCGGAGGCTGATCATCTCAACCTGGACACGACCAAGACCTCGACCACCCAGCTGCGCGGCTGCTGA
- a CDS encoding ABC transporter substrate-binding protein produces MKGSTTRLARNRRGVVVLVALSLGLTAAACSSSGGSAATPATSGTAAATPDLSKVTLRLGQITASESAQIKASGIFDDTPYKVSWSTFAGPAPMMTALLANAIDAGVNFGDVSVTLANANGATPWTAENAPAKTIGVLATTYPIYETIATTKSGITSLADIKGKRYAYNNGGNIQAQYLLDLKKAGLTPDDVTPIVIQAATQGSTFAAGATDVLSTSTSVAVPFIAEGTARVIATQDDIGLPGLNAFVASTKALKDPAKRAAFSDVLTRLTKFYAWYPKNLPALAKLSETVGNVPAKYSLEEAKAIGSYLTPTTPEIITKEQALADLLVEGGVIKTKVDVSAQYDQSFNAVISAGNAANGVPQPTS; encoded by the coding sequence GTGAAGGGCTCCACCACTAGGCTCGCGCGCAACAGACGGGGCGTCGTTGTCCTCGTCGCCCTCAGCCTCGGGCTCACCGCGGCGGCCTGCTCCAGCTCGGGGGGTTCCGCCGCGACCCCGGCCACGTCGGGCACGGCCGCGGCCACTCCCGACCTGAGCAAGGTGACCCTGCGACTGGGTCAGATCACCGCCAGCGAATCGGCCCAGATCAAGGCCTCGGGAATCTTCGACGACACGCCGTACAAGGTCTCGTGGTCGACGTTCGCCGGCCCGGCCCCGATGATGACGGCCCTGTTGGCGAACGCGATCGACGCGGGCGTGAACTTCGGTGACGTCTCCGTCACCCTGGCCAACGCGAACGGCGCGACGCCGTGGACCGCCGAGAACGCGCCGGCCAAGACGATCGGCGTCCTGGCCACCACCTACCCGATCTACGAGACCATCGCGACGACGAAGTCCGGCATCACCAGCCTCGCCGACATCAAGGGCAAGCGGTACGCCTACAACAACGGCGGCAACATCCAGGCCCAGTACCTGCTGGACCTCAAGAAGGCCGGTCTGACCCCCGACGACGTGACGCCGATCGTCATTCAGGCCGCGACGCAGGGCAGCACCTTCGCGGCCGGCGCCACCGACGTCCTGAGCACCTCGACCTCTGTCGCCGTCCCCTTCATCGCGGAGGGAACCGCCCGGGTCATCGCCACGCAGGACGACATCGGCCTGCCCGGGCTCAACGCGTTCGTGGCCAGCACGAAGGCCCTGAAGGACCCGGCGAAGCGGGCCGCGTTCTCCGACGTGCTCACCCGCCTGACGAAGTTCTACGCCTGGTACCCGAAGAACCTGCCGGCGCTGGCCAAGCTGTCGGAGACGGTCGGGAACGTGCCGGCGAAGTACTCGCTGGAAGAGGCCAAGGCCATCGGCAGTTACCTGACCCCGACCACGCCGGAGATCATCACCAAGGAGCAGGCCCTCGCCGACCTGCTGGTCGAGGGCGGCGTCATCAAGACGAAGGTCGACGTCAGCGCCCAGTACGACCAGTCGTTCAACGCGGTCATCTCAGCCGGGAACGCGGCGAACGGCGTGCCGCAGCCCACCAGCTGA
- a CDS encoding L-ribulose-5-phosphate 4-epimerase, whose translation MSAQPHWPGVAEARERLVELHLSLVDNGLVAWTSGNVSARARGADGHEVMVIKPSGIDYAALSAATMVVCDLHGAVLDGGLSPSSDTAAHAYVYRHRPDVGGVVHTHSPYACAWAARHEPIPCVLSAMADEFGGPIPVGPLSAIGDDSIGRGIVDTLDGHRSPAVLMANHGVFTIGPDARAAVKAAVMCEDVARSAHYAHQLGIPKAIPPDMVDRLYNRYQNAYGQHDQPTPSG comes from the coding sequence ATGAGCGCCCAGCCCCACTGGCCCGGCGTCGCCGAGGCCCGCGAGCGGCTCGTCGAGCTGCACCTGTCCCTCGTCGACAACGGCCTGGTCGCCTGGACCTCCGGCAACGTCTCCGCCCGCGCCCGCGGCGCCGACGGCCACGAGGTCATGGTGATCAAGCCGTCCGGTATCGACTACGCCGCGCTGAGCGCCGCGACGATGGTCGTCTGCGACCTGCACGGCGCCGTGCTCGACGGCGGGCTCAGCCCGTCCAGCGACACCGCGGCGCACGCCTACGTCTACCGCCACCGCCCCGACGTCGGCGGCGTCGTGCACACCCACTCCCCCTACGCCTGCGCCTGGGCCGCCCGCCACGAGCCGATCCCCTGCGTGCTGTCCGCGATGGCCGACGAGTTCGGCGGGCCCATCCCGGTCGGCCCGCTGTCCGCCATCGGCGACGACTCCATCGGGCGCGGCATCGTCGACACCCTCGACGGCCACCGCTCCCCCGCCGTGCTGATGGCCAACCACGGTGTCTTCACCATCGGCCCCGACGCCCGCGCCGCCGTGAAGGCCGCCGTCATGTGCGAGGACGTCGCCCGCAGCGCCCATTACGCCCACCAGCTCGGCATCCCCAAGGCGATCCCCCCGGACATGGTCGACCGGCTCTACAACCGCTACCAGAACGCCTACGGCCAACACGACCAGCCGACCCCGTCCGGCTGA
- a CDS encoding LLM class flavin-dependent oxidoreductase: MTSDDRELHLNVNILDAGKHPGAWRFQDDPRSFLDIDYFTEIARLAEQGTFDAVFLSDGVALISEPAEKPWQALEPTVLLAALARTTEHVGLIGTASTTFNDPFNLARRFSSLDHLSRGRAALNVVTSYSPRAAANFGVHEVPDHEARYDRAEEFVDVLTKLWDSWDDDAIIADQEADVFADAARLRPIHHEGEHFSVRGPLNVPRSPQGRPVLVQAGSSETGKRFAARIADVVFTAQTTHREAVDFYADLKHRARLFGREPAALVILPGLFPIIGSTEAEAFARKAELDALFPYDLELPRLAAQLGLDPADVHLDRELPYDLLADVGQFAGSRGFFEATVNLARDRGYTVRELLLSNGGGHRQVVGSPEQIVDSIEHWFRSRAADGFNLNFDVFPSGLEAFVEHVTPELRRRGLFRSEYTGNTLRHHLGLPHPANQYAK, from the coding sequence ATGACCTCCGACGACCGCGAGCTGCACCTCAACGTCAACATCCTCGACGCCGGCAAGCACCCGGGCGCCTGGCGGTTCCAGGACGATCCCCGGTCGTTTCTCGACATCGACTACTTCACGGAGATAGCCCGGCTGGCCGAGCAGGGCACGTTCGACGCGGTCTTCCTCTCCGACGGCGTCGCGCTGATCTCCGAACCGGCCGAGAAGCCGTGGCAGGCCCTGGAGCCGACGGTCCTGCTCGCCGCGCTCGCCCGGACCACCGAGCACGTCGGCCTCATCGGCACCGCGTCGACGACGTTCAACGACCCGTTCAACCTGGCCCGCCGGTTCTCCTCACTGGACCACCTCAGCCGGGGCCGTGCCGCGCTCAACGTCGTCACCTCCTACTCGCCGCGCGCCGCCGCGAACTTCGGCGTCCACGAGGTGCCCGACCACGAGGCCCGCTACGACCGGGCGGAGGAGTTCGTCGACGTCCTGACCAAGCTCTGGGACAGCTGGGACGACGACGCGATCATCGCCGATCAGGAGGCCGACGTGTTCGCCGACGCGGCCCGGCTACGCCCGATCCACCACGAGGGAGAGCATTTCTCCGTGCGCGGCCCGCTCAACGTGCCGCGCTCGCCACAGGGCCGCCCGGTGCTGGTCCAGGCGGGGTCGTCCGAGACCGGGAAACGCTTCGCGGCCCGGATCGCCGACGTGGTCTTCACCGCGCAGACCACCCATCGGGAAGCCGTCGACTTCTACGCGGACCTGAAGCACCGGGCCCGGCTTTTCGGGCGCGAGCCGGCCGCATTGGTCATTCTTCCCGGGCTGTTCCCGATCATCGGCTCCACCGAGGCGGAGGCGTTCGCCCGCAAGGCCGAGCTGGACGCACTGTTCCCGTATGACCTGGAGCTGCCCCGGCTGGCCGCGCAGCTGGGCCTCGACCCCGCCGACGTCCACCTCGACCGCGAGCTTCCCTACGACCTGCTCGCCGACGTCGGCCAGTTCGCCGGTTCCCGGGGCTTCTTCGAGGCCACGGTGAACCTCGCCCGCGACCGCGGCTACACCGTCCGCGAGCTCCTGCTCAGCAACGGCGGTGGCCACCGCCAGGTGGTCGGCTCGCCGGAGCAGATCGTCGACAGCATCGAGCACTGGTTCCGCAGCCGGGCCGCCGACGGCTTCAACCTCAACTTCGACGTCTTCCCGTCCGGGCTGGAAGCCTTCGTCGAGCACGTCACCCCCGAACTGCGCCGGCGCGGGCTCTTCCGCTCCGAATACACCGGAAACACCCTGCGCCACCATCTCGGCCTCCCCCACCCGGCCAACCAGTACGCGAAGTGA
- a CDS encoding ABC transporter permease, translating to MPSHPIAVNTAPAPASPAIEPEQLSPPRHPPATAPPATAPPAPAGGSRDLSRSAPAAGDRRGGSPVRGLRRALRLAVPVAVLVAWAVGSETGLIPARILDSPPTVVDALGHLISTHQLQDALSISLRRAGVGLALGLAVGLVFGLTTGLSRLGEELLDATMQMVRMIPFLAITPLVVVWFGIGETAKTVLIAFACTFPIYLNTYAAVRAIDPKLIEAARVFGVRGFALTRRIIIPNAMPGILVGLRYSMGVSILALIAAEQINADSGLGYLVGNAQDAFRNDIILALLLVYTVLGLLIDLFVRILERVLLPWRATVVSA from the coding sequence ATGCCCTCGCATCCCATCGCGGTCAATACCGCGCCCGCGCCGGCGAGCCCGGCCATCGAACCCGAACAGTTGTCGCCGCCCCGGCACCCGCCCGCCACCGCCCCGCCGGCCACCGCCCCACCGGCCCCTGCCGGCGGCAGCCGCGACCTCAGCCGTTCCGCTCCGGCCGCGGGCGACCGCAGGGGCGGCTCGCCCGTGCGCGGCCTGCGCCGCGCGCTGCGGCTCGCGGTCCCGGTCGCCGTCCTGGTGGCCTGGGCGGTCGGCTCCGAGACCGGCCTGATTCCCGCGCGCATCCTCGACTCGCCGCCGACCGTCGTCGACGCGCTCGGCCATCTGATCTCCACCCACCAGCTGCAGGACGCGCTGTCGATCTCCCTGCGCCGCGCCGGGGTCGGCCTGGCCCTGGGGCTCGCCGTCGGGCTCGTGTTCGGGCTGACCACGGGCCTCAGCCGGCTCGGCGAGGAACTGCTCGACGCCACGATGCAGATGGTCCGGATGATCCCGTTCCTGGCCATCACGCCGCTCGTCGTCGTGTGGTTCGGCATCGGCGAGACGGCGAAGACGGTGCTGATCGCGTTCGCGTGCACGTTCCCGATCTACCTGAACACCTATGCCGCCGTCCGGGCGATCGACCCGAAGCTGATCGAGGCGGCCCGCGTCTTCGGTGTCCGCGGTTTCGCGCTGACCCGGCGGATTATCATTCCGAACGCGATGCCCGGAATACTCGTCGGGCTCCGGTACTCGATGGGCGTCTCCATTCTCGCCCTCATCGCCGCCGAGCAGATCAACGCCGACTCCGGTCTCGGCTACCTGGTCGGGAACGCGCAGGACGCCTTCCGCAACGACATCATTCTCGCCCTGCTCCTCGTCTACACGGTGCTCGGGCTGCTCATCGACCTTTTCGTCCGCATCCTGGAGAGAGTGCTGCTGCCATGGCGAGCCACGGTGGTGAGCGCGTGA
- the araB gene encoding ribulokinase: protein MTTTAEPAAADACVVGIDFGTLSGRASVIRVRDGHELATAVHAYPDGVIDTRLPGGRTLPPDWALQNPRDWIAVLATAVPAAVRDAGVDPAQIIGIGTDFTACTVLPTTADGTPLCELPGYGDRPHAWPKLWKHHAAQPHADRINALAHARREPWITRYGGKISSEWQVAKALQVLEEDPEAYAATERWIEAADWIVWQLTGVETRNACTAGYKGILQDGAYPTPGFFAALNPAFADYADTRLSTGLLPLGAPAGRLTERAAGWTGLPAGIVVAAGNVDAHVSAPAVGVTEPGHLLAVMGTSTCHVMSADTLAEVPGMCGVVDGGIIAGRYGYEAGQSGVGDLFAWWTEHHVPGSYRDAARTAGISLHQHLTALTADDPVGAHGLLALDWMNGNRSILVDHTLSGVIVGLTLASRPEHVYRALLEATAFGTRRILEAFRDAGVPVAEFYAAGGLTQNTTLMQLYADVLGYPIHIAATSQAPALGSAIHAAVAAGAYPDVPAAAAVMGRVHRDAYRPDPARHDAYTRLYADYRTLHDYFGAAGTASAGVMRRLRGMRDAARREPAPALASPGTADRREPTTLTGDPR from the coding sequence ATGACCACCACCGCCGAGCCCGCCGCGGCCGACGCGTGCGTCGTCGGCATCGACTTCGGCACCCTGTCCGGCCGCGCCAGCGTGATCCGGGTCCGCGACGGCCACGAGCTGGCGACCGCCGTGCACGCCTACCCCGACGGCGTGATCGACACCCGGCTGCCCGGCGGGCGGACGCTGCCGCCCGACTGGGCGCTGCAGAACCCGCGCGACTGGATCGCCGTCCTGGCCACCGCCGTCCCCGCCGCCGTGCGGGACGCGGGCGTGGACCCCGCCCAGATCATCGGGATCGGTACCGACTTCACCGCCTGTACGGTGCTCCCGACGACCGCGGACGGGACGCCGCTGTGCGAGCTGCCCGGCTACGGCGACCGGCCGCACGCCTGGCCGAAGCTGTGGAAACACCACGCCGCCCAGCCGCACGCGGACCGGATCAACGCCCTCGCCCACGCCCGCCGCGAGCCCTGGATCACCCGCTACGGCGGGAAGATCTCCAGCGAGTGGCAGGTCGCCAAGGCCCTGCAGGTCCTCGAGGAGGACCCGGAGGCCTACGCGGCCACCGAGCGCTGGATCGAGGCCGCCGACTGGATCGTCTGGCAGCTCACCGGCGTCGAGACCCGCAACGCCTGCACCGCCGGCTACAAGGGAATCCTCCAGGACGGCGCCTACCCGACCCCGGGCTTCTTCGCGGCGCTCAACCCGGCGTTCGCCGACTACGCGGACACCCGCCTGTCCACCGGGCTGCTCCCGCTCGGCGCGCCCGCCGGGCGCCTGACCGAGCGCGCCGCCGGGTGGACCGGCCTGCCCGCCGGCATCGTCGTCGCGGCCGGCAACGTGGACGCCCACGTCAGCGCCCCCGCGGTCGGGGTCACCGAGCCCGGCCACCTGCTCGCGGTGATGGGCACGTCCACCTGCCACGTCATGTCCGCCGACACCCTCGCCGAGGTCCCCGGGATGTGCGGCGTCGTCGACGGCGGCATCATCGCCGGCCGCTACGGCTACGAGGCCGGCCAGTCCGGCGTCGGCGACCTGTTCGCCTGGTGGACCGAGCACCACGTCCCCGGCTCCTACCGCGACGCGGCGCGGACCGCGGGGATCTCCCTGCACCAGCACCTGACCGCGCTGACCGCCGACGACCCCGTCGGCGCCCACGGCCTGCTCGCGCTGGACTGGATGAACGGTAACCGGTCGATCCTCGTCGACCACACGCTGTCCGGCGTGATCGTCGGCCTGACCCTGGCGTCCCGTCCCGAGCACGTCTACCGGGCGCTGCTGGAGGCGACCGCCTTCGGCACCCGCCGCATCCTGGAGGCCTTCCGCGACGCCGGCGTCCCCGTGGCGGAGTTCTACGCCGCCGGCGGGCTGACCCAGAACACCACCCTCATGCAGCTGTACGCCGACGTCCTCGGCTACCCGATCCACATCGCCGCGACCAGCCAGGCCCCGGCGCTCGGCTCCGCCATCCACGCGGCCGTCGCCGCCGGCGCCTACCCCGACGTCCCGGCCGCCGCGGCAGTCATGGGCCGGGTGCACCGCGACGCCTACCGGCCCGACCCGGCCCGGCACGACGCCTACACCCGTCTCTACGCCGACTACCGCACCCTGCACGACTACTTCGGCGCCGCGGGGACCGCGTCCGCCGGGGTCATGCGCAGGCTGCGCGGGATGCGCGACGCGGCCCGCCGCGAGCCCGCGCCGGCCCTGGCCTCTCCCGGTACGGCCGACCGCCGCGAACCGACCACCCTGACGGGAGACCCGCGATGA
- a CDS encoding ABC transporter ATP-binding protein, with protein sequence MASHGGERVTTTVEAPPTTHSVHIRGAAKSFGDKRVLTDFDLDIAPGEFVALLGASGSGKSTLLKILCELETVDDGTIHVPAACSVVFQEPRLIPSMPVWKNVVLGRPKALASRAAANDALAEVGLADHADDWPRTLSGGEAQRVALARALVREPKLLLLDEPFAALDALTRIRMHSLVAQLCARHNPSVLLVTHDIDEAILLADRVAVLKAGHKSLDRPVDIPRPRSRGGAAFEDLRRTLLTEIGVSTGPDSPTDETSR encoded by the coding sequence ATGGCGAGCCACGGTGGTGAGCGCGTGACGACGACAGTCGAGGCGCCGCCGACCACCCATTCCGTCCATATCCGGGGCGCGGCGAAGTCGTTCGGGGACAAGCGGGTTCTCACCGATTTCGACCTCGACATCGCTCCCGGCGAGTTCGTCGCCCTGCTCGGCGCGTCCGGCAGCGGCAAGAGCACCCTGCTGAAGATCCTCTGCGAGCTGGAGACGGTCGACGACGGCACCATCCACGTCCCGGCGGCCTGCTCGGTGGTCTTCCAGGAGCCCCGCCTCATTCCGTCGATGCCGGTCTGGAAGAACGTCGTCCTCGGCCGGCCCAAGGCGCTCGCGTCACGCGCCGCGGCGAACGACGCCCTGGCCGAGGTGGGCCTGGCCGACCACGCCGACGACTGGCCGCGCACCCTGTCCGGCGGCGAGGCCCAGCGGGTCGCGCTGGCCAGGGCGCTGGTGCGGGAGCCCAAGCTGCTGCTGCTCGACGAGCCGTTCGCCGCCCTCGACGCGCTGACGAGGATCCGGATGCACAGCCTGGTCGCCCAGCTCTGCGCCCGGCACAACCCGTCGGTCCTGCTCGTCACGCACGACATCGACGAGGCGATCCTGCTCGCCGACCGCGTCGCCGTGCTCAAGGCGGGCCACAAGAGCCTCGACCGTCCCGTCGACATCCCCCGGCCGCGCTCCCGCGGCGGCGCCGCCTTCGAGGACCTGCGCCGGACGCTGCTGACCGAGATCGGCGTCAGCACCGGGCCCGACTCCCCGACCGACGAAACGAGCCGGTGA
- the araA gene encoding L-arabinose isomerase: MSLPALSPALPALSGATVWFLTGSQHLYGPETLDQVAAQSRHIAAGLDGDATIPAQVVWRPVLTDADAIADACQRANADPSCVGVIAWMHTFSPAKMWIRGLEALDKPLLHLHTQANQALPWDSLDMDFMNLNQAAHGDREFGYIQTRLRLPRVTVVGHVDDALTRHRVGAWARVAIARADLRGMRLVRFGDNMRGVAVTEGDKVAAEIRFGVAVNTYSINDLVAVVDAVGGVAIDELVDVYDELYDVAPELRAGGPRHDALRYAARVEAGLRQFLTDGGYRAFTTNFEDLGGLRQLPGLAVQRLMADGYGFGGEGDWKTALLLRAVKTMGAGLPGGTSFMEDYTYHLGPGPQRILGAHMLEVCPTISAARPTVEIHPLSIGGREDPVRLRFTAAPGPGVVVGLCDLGDRFRMIANAIDVVEPDHELPRLPVACAVWTPRPTLATSAECWLTAGGPHHTVLSTAVDVDMVEMFAGMTGTELALIDADTTVRSFVGDLRLNDLHFRLDRHR; the protein is encoded by the coding sequence ATGTCGTTGCCCGCGCTTTCCCCGGCGCTGCCCGCGCTGTCCGGCGCCACCGTCTGGTTCCTCACCGGAAGCCAGCACCTGTACGGGCCCGAGACGCTCGACCAGGTCGCCGCGCAGTCGCGCCACATCGCGGCCGGGCTCGACGGCGACGCCACGATCCCGGCGCAGGTTGTCTGGCGGCCGGTGCTGACCGACGCCGACGCCATCGCCGACGCCTGCCAGCGGGCCAACGCGGACCCGTCGTGCGTCGGGGTGATCGCCTGGATGCACACGTTCTCCCCGGCGAAGATGTGGATCCGGGGGCTGGAGGCGCTGGACAAGCCGCTGCTGCACCTGCACACCCAGGCCAACCAGGCGCTCCCCTGGGACAGCCTGGACATGGACTTCATGAACCTCAACCAGGCCGCCCACGGCGACCGCGAGTTCGGCTACATCCAGACCCGGCTGCGCCTGCCCCGGGTGACCGTCGTCGGGCACGTGGACGACGCGCTGACCCGCCACCGCGTCGGGGCCTGGGCCCGGGTCGCGATCGCCCGCGCCGACCTGCGCGGCATGCGCCTCGTCCGCTTCGGCGACAACATGCGCGGTGTGGCCGTGACCGAGGGCGACAAGGTCGCCGCCGAGATCCGGTTCGGCGTCGCCGTGAACACGTACTCGATCAACGACCTGGTCGCCGTGGTGGACGCGGTCGGCGGCGTGGCGATCGACGAGCTGGTCGACGTCTACGACGAGCTGTACGACGTCGCCCCCGAGCTGCGCGCCGGCGGCCCGCGCCACGACGCGCTGCGCTACGCGGCCCGGGTCGAGGCCGGTCTGCGCCAGTTCCTCACCGACGGCGGCTACCGGGCGTTCACGACCAACTTCGAGGATCTCGGTGGGCTGCGCCAGCTCCCCGGCCTCGCGGTGCAGCGGCTGATGGCGGACGGCTACGGCTTCGGCGGCGAGGGCGACTGGAAGACCGCGCTGCTCCTGCGGGCCGTCAAGACGATGGGCGCCGGCCTGCCCGGCGGCACGTCGTTCATGGAGGACTACACCTACCACCTGGGCCCCGGGCCGCAGCGCATCCTCGGCGCCCACATGCTGGAGGTCTGCCCGACCATCTCCGCCGCCCGGCCCACGGTCGAGATCCACCCGCTGAGCATCGGTGGCCGCGAGGACCCGGTCCGGCTGCGGTTCACCGCCGCGCCGGGGCCGGGCGTCGTGGTCGGCCTGTGCGACCTGGGCGACCGGTTCCGGATGATCGCCAACGCGATCGACGTCGTGGAGCCCGACCACGAGCTGCCGAGGCTTCCGGTGGCCTGCGCGGTCTGGACGCCGCGGCCGACCCTGGCGACGTCCGCCGAGTGCTGGCTGACGGCCGGCGGGCCGCACCACACCGTCCTGAGCACCGCCGTGGACGTCGACATGGTGGAGATGTTCGCCGGGATGACCGGCACCGAGCTCGCGCTCATCGACGCGGACACCACGGTCCGGTCCTTCGTCGGCGACCTGCGGCTGAACGACCTGCACTTCCGGCTCGACCGCCACCGGTAG
- a CDS encoding LacI family DNA-binding transcriptional regulator has product MTDVARLAGVSHQTVSRVLNDHPNVKEQTRLRVRAAMEQLGYRPNRAARALVTGRSHVVGIVAQNTALYGPTAVLTAVERAVSADGFAVGVASVPVLDRSSIVDAVTRLLEQRVAGIVVIAPVRSANEALDDVPDDLPLVVIDGDPARPRRLVTVDQRLGARLATQCLLAAGHETVWHVSGPPDWFDSAERVAGWRQALLDAGAEIPPVITANWSLDSGYEAGQLLAGIPRARAVFAANDHLALGIMKALREAGRSVPRDVSVVGFDDIPEAGYVSPALTTVRPDFEAVAAQAVHLLRAQMDDPPAGGLPRLAPIPPCLVERESVAPPRRAAGARPRAAAARRPGDQ; this is encoded by the coding sequence ATGACCGACGTCGCCCGGCTGGCCGGCGTGTCGCACCAGACGGTCTCGCGGGTGCTGAACGACCACCCGAACGTCAAGGAGCAGACGCGGCTGCGAGTGCGCGCGGCGATGGAGCAACTCGGGTACCGGCCGAACCGGGCGGCCCGGGCGCTGGTCACCGGCCGCTCCCACGTCGTCGGGATCGTCGCGCAGAACACGGCGCTGTACGGGCCGACGGCGGTGCTGACCGCCGTCGAGCGGGCGGTGAGCGCGGACGGTTTCGCCGTCGGCGTGGCCAGCGTGCCGGTGCTCGACCGGTCCTCGATCGTCGACGCGGTCACCCGGCTGCTGGAGCAGCGGGTGGCCGGGATCGTGGTGATCGCGCCGGTCCGGTCGGCGAACGAGGCGCTGGACGACGTTCCGGACGACCTGCCGCTGGTGGTCATCGACGGCGACCCGGCCCGCCCGCGGCGCCTGGTGACCGTCGACCAGCGGCTCGGAGCCCGGCTGGCGACGCAGTGCCTGCTGGCGGCGGGGCACGAGACGGTCTGGCACGTGTCCGGGCCGCCGGACTGGTTCGACAGCGCCGAGCGGGTGGCCGGCTGGCGGCAGGCGCTGCTCGACGCCGGCGCCGAGATACCACCGGTCATCACCGCGAACTGGTCGCTGGACTCCGGGTACGAGGCGGGGCAGCTGCTCGCGGGGATCCCGCGGGCGCGCGCGGTCTTCGCCGCCAACGACCATCTGGCGCTGGGCATCATGAAGGCGCTGCGCGAGGCCGGCCGGTCGGTGCCCCGCGACGTGAGCGTCGTGGGGTTCGACGACATCCCGGAGGCGGGCTACGTCAGCCCGGCGCTGACGACCGTCCGCCCGGACTTCGAGGCCGTCGCCGCCCAGGCCGTTCACCTGCTGCGGGCCCAGATGGACGACCCGCCGGCGGGCGGGTTGCCGCGTCTCGCGCCGATCCCGCCCTGCCTGGTCGAGCGCGAGAGCGTCGCCCCGCCGCGCCGCGCGGCCGGCGCGAGGCCGCGCGCCGCGGCGGCGCGGCGCCCCGGCGACCAGTAG
- a CDS encoding class I SAM-dependent methyltransferase — translation MSSQRKLRYADDVLGGPEAAERARLAAMATVCDPTTIRVLDELGVAAGWRCLEVGAGGGSIAAWLAGRVAATGQVVATDIDTGHLTGLTAECLTVLRHDITRDPPPDGAPFDLIHARFVLEHLPERDKVLDRLVTWLRPGGTIVIESIANFPLDSSPHPPFGQAMHAIGQVLAKTIGTDSTWARRFPGPLADRNLVGVGTTAHLPATGGANASALCWTLTLTRLRARIREFDLASDDTLDQALELLADPAFFDLAFATAIAWGRRPA, via the coding sequence GTGTCCAGCCAGCGGAAGCTCCGATATGCGGACGACGTGCTCGGGGGCCCGGAGGCGGCCGAACGGGCCCGGCTCGCGGCCATGGCCACGGTCTGCGACCCGACGACCATCCGGGTCCTGGACGAGCTGGGCGTCGCCGCGGGCTGGCGGTGCCTGGAGGTCGGTGCCGGCGGCGGGTCGATCGCGGCCTGGCTCGCCGGCCGGGTCGCCGCCACGGGCCAGGTCGTCGCGACCGACATCGACACCGGTCACCTGACCGGGCTGACCGCCGAGTGCCTGACGGTCCTGCGGCACGACATCACCCGGGATCCGCCACCGGACGGGGCGCCGTTCGACCTCATCCATGCCCGCTTCGTCCTGGAGCATCTCCCCGAGCGCGACAAGGTCCTGGACCGCCTGGTCACCTGGCTTCGGCCGGGCGGCACGATCGTGATCGAGTCGATCGCCAACTTCCCGCTCGACTCGTCCCCGCACCCTCCGTTCGGCCAGGCAATGCACGCGATCGGCCAGGTCCTGGCGAAGACCATCGGCACCGACTCGACCTGGGCGCGGCGCTTCCCAGGCCCGCTGGCTGACCGGAACCTCGTCGGCGTCGGGACGACCGCCCACCTCCCGGCCACCGGAGGCGCCAACGCCTCGGCTCTGTGCTGGACACTGACCCTGACCCGGCTGCGTGCGCGCATCCGGGAGTTCGACCTCGCCTCGGACGACACGCTGGACCAGGCGCTGGAACTGCTGGCGGATCCGGCGTTCTTCGATCTCGCGTTCGCGACGGCCATCGCCTGGGGCCGCCGACCGGCCTGA